DNA sequence from the Epinephelus fuscoguttatus linkage group LG2, E.fuscoguttatus.final_Chr_v1 genome:
AAACAATCAAGCCAAATATTTACTTCTTAAATGCTTTCCTCTCTTTTTACATCATAATAAATTCTATGACTGTGTCACATAGGGCTCCGGGAACTTTTGATGGGTATTTTTACaatttttctgatattttatacaCTGAACAGTTATTCAGTTATTCAGTAAAAAAGCGCAatataaaaaatccaaaatgaattgttagttgcagccctagttgtaACTTTTTGTATTCCTCTTATTTAGTGGAGGTGGCTCTGGAGGACGGAGACGGTGACGGTGACACCTTCACCATAGAGAATGAAGCTGGTGTGAACTCTGCTATTAATGGCATCCTGGAAGCTGCACAAGGGAGTCCAGCAGAAGAAATAACACATGAAGAGGCGAGTGATGACCGCCCTGTAGCACGTAGATGGACTAAACGCAGCTTGATCTGGAGGCACTACGAGCACTTGGACAGTTTGGCTGCGGCACGTTGCCGCATTTGCAAGAAGAAGTTAAAGTGCTTCGAGGGCGGCAGCACCAGCAACCTGCATCGGCACATGTCAAAGAGACACCCTGAGATCTTTTCTCAGCTAATGGCAGGCGGGCAGCACCCACCACCCTGTACATCACAGGACCTCAATGCTAATGGTGACACATCGACACCACCAGAGACTGGTAGGGCAACAGAGAAGCAGAAACAATTTTCTGGTAAGGTTTTATAGCTCATTGCTCTTTATGTATGTAAATAACTCTGACTTTTTCAAAGATATGTAACTGGTAAATGTTCTCTAAAGACAAACCTAGATAAAATACAAGCTAAAATACATAAAGAATCTGCTGAATTTTGATTTCAATCAGGAACTGTCTGATCAAAGAATAAtaaaacaagattatttactTCTTAAATGCTTCCCTCTCTTTTTACATCATAATAAATTTTATGACGGTGTCACATAGGGCTCCGGGAACTTTTGATGGGTATTTTTACaatttttctgatattttatacaCTGAACAATTATTCAGttattcagtaaaaaaaaaagcgcaatataaaaaatccaaaatgaattgttagttgcagcccaagTTATAACTTTCTGTATTCCTCTTATTTAGTGGAAGTGACTCTGGAGGACGGAGACGGTGACGGTGACACCTTCACCATAGAGAATGAAGCTGGTGTGAACTCTGCTATTAATGGCATCCTGGAAGCTACACAAGGGAGTCCAGCAGAAGAAATAACACATGAAGAGGCGAGTGATGACCGCCCTGTAACACGCAGATGGACTAAACGCAGCTTGATTTGGAGGCACTACGAGCACTTGGACAGTTTGGCTGCGGCACGTTGCCGCATTTGCAAGAAGAAGTTAAAGTGCTTTGAAGGTGGCAGCACCAGCAACCTGCATCGGCACATGTCAAAGAGACACCCTGAGATCTTTTCTCAGCTAATGGCAGGCGGACAGCACCCACCACCACCCCACACATCACAGGACGTCAATGCTAATGGTGTCACATCAACACCACCAGAGACTGTTAGGGCGACAGAGAAGCAGAGATCGTTTTCTGGTAAGGTTTTATAGCTCACTGTTACGtctttaatgtaaattaatatCAAGTTaccaaaaaagatttttcattttgtggTTCTACTGTATGCAAGATTGTAACGAGACTAAACACGCGGCCTTCTCTTTCCCTTTTCTTACAGCTGTGTTGAAAGTGTCAAAGGCATCTGAAGGAGAAAAGCGTGTGCTTAGGAGGGAGCGGGAGCTGATAGTAGCTCTTAGGGGTGCGCAGAGGGAGGAGGCTCGGGCTCTGGAGCATCAGAGGGAGCTGCTTGAGAGGCTGCGTGCAGTGAATGCCAGGGAGGCGgctgcagagagggagcagATTGAGTCGCTGAGGAAAGCACAGCTGGAGGAAGCCGAAGACTTGAttagacagagagaagaggtgCAGAAGGAAAAGGCAGAGCTGCAGAAGAAATGGGAAGAGCTTCAGCAGGAAAGAGAAAAACTCGTCTTGTTTTCTGAAGGACAGTAAACCTCCtgactctgttacaagtaaccTTCATGTTGCTGTCATCACTATTTTCAGATTTTCTATAAATGCTTTGGGACCAATTTAAACACATGGTGATGTAAAAATCTCAACTCCCCTTTTAGTAAAATACTTTTACAAATAATCAAAGACTGTTGTTTTTGGTTTCATCACAGCTGTGTTGCACtgcttcttccttccttctctgCCCACCCTGGTCCTGTCTCAT
Encoded proteins:
- the LOC125880630 gene encoding zinc finger BED domain-containing protein — encoded protein: MVRKRSVVWGFFKTIDSESVQCLLCGDFLIRPGQGTTTNLLRHLRVKHPTEVVKRRTGLLKETASIDGHGDMETEGDQICSVEVALEDGDGDGDTFTIENEAGVNSAINGILEAAQGSPAEEITHEEASDDRPVARRWTKRSLIWRHYEHLDSLAAARCRICKKKLKCFEGGSTSNLHRHMSKRHPEIFSQLMAGGQHPPPCTSQDLNANGDTSTPPETGRATEKQKQFSVEVTLEDGDGDGDTFTIENEAGVNSAINGILEATQGSPAEEITHEEASDDRPVTRRWTKRSLIWRHYEHLDSLAAARCRICKKKLKCFEGGSTSNLHRHMSKRHPEIFSQLMAGGQHPPPPHTSQDVNANGVTSTPPETVRATEKQRSFSAVLKVSKASEGEKRVLRRERELIVALRGAQREEARALEHQRELLERLRAVNAREAAAEREQIESLRKAQLEEAEDLIRQREEVQKEKAELQKKWEELQQEREKLVLFSEGQ